A single window of Pyrus communis chromosome 10, drPyrComm1.1, whole genome shotgun sequence DNA harbors:
- the LOC137748202 gene encoding probable polyamine oxidase 5, translating to MVAKKSRVVIIGAGMAGVTAANKLYTAAGPRDLFELVVVEGGERIGGRINTSEFGGVRIEMGATWIHGIGGSPVHKIAQEINALESEQPWECMDRSSDEPTTVAEGGLELEPDVVDPISSLFKNLMDYAQGKVFDESSERVCNGDFEYSELGDEASRICASNGGVGKLSVGSFLRRGLDAYWVLTKNRDEQVNGNGNWSRKLLQEAIFAMHENTQRTYTSAGDLLTLDYNAESEYRMFPGEEITIAKGYLSIVQSLASVLPPGLIQLGKKVTEIQWQPENHTHSGYESETRPVKLHFSDGSVLLADHVIVTVSLGVLKASIRQDSGMFNPPLPRFKTEAISRLGFGVVNKLFLQLGSNHPPLKSQDFSKFPFLQMVFHRADSELRNKKIPWWMRKTASLCPLYHKSNVLLAWFAGKEALVLEALSGEEIINGVSQTVSSFLSHTSHSHESCNGNGNPEGNSVKFSKVLKSQWGSDPLFLGSYSYVAVGSSGEDLDSMAEPLPSDDSGSATSSSPPPLQILFAGEATHRTHYSTTHGAYLSGLREANRLLQHYQHVGV from the coding sequence ATGGTGGCGAAGAAATCACGGGTTGTGATCATTGGAGCGGGAATGGCCGGCGTCACGGCGGCGAACAAGCTGTACACTGCTGCTGGGCCCAGGGACTTGTTCGAGCTCGTGGTTGTGGAAGGCGGGGAGAGAATTGGCGGCAGAATCAACACGTCGGAGTTCGGCGGTGTCCGGATTGAGATGGGAGCTACCTGGATCCACGGCATTGGAGGTAGCCCGGTTCATAAAATTGCTCAGGAAATCAATGCGCTCGAGTCGGAGCAGCCGTGGGAGTGCATGGACAGGTCCTCCGACGAGCCCACCACCGTCGCCGAAGGTGGGTTGGAGCTGGAAccggatgtggtggaccccatTTCGTCTCTCTTCAAGAACTTGATGGATTATGCTCAGGGGAAGGTGTTTGATGAAAGTTCTGAAAGAGTGTGCAATGGCGATTTTGAATACAGTGAGCTTGGAGATGAAGCTTCCAGGATTTGTGCAAGCAATGGCGGCGTTGGGAAGCTCAGTGTCGGCTCTTTCTTAAGGCGAGGTCTTGATGCGTATTGGGTTTTGACGAAAAACCGAGATGAGCAGGTCAATGGCAATGGAAATTGGAGCAGAAAGTTACTGCAAGAAGCCATCTTTGCAATGCATGAGAACACCCAAAGGACGTATACATCAGCCGGTGACTTGTTAACTCTTGATTACAATGCTGAAAGTGAGTACCGGATGTTTCCCGGCGAAGAAATTACCATTGCTAAAGGGTACTTGAGCATTGTTCAATCTCTAGCCTCTGTTCTCCCACCTGGGTTGATCCAATTGGGCAAAAAGGTCACAGAAATTCAATGGCAGCCGGAAAATCACACGCACAGTGGCTATGAATCCGAGACAAGGCCCGTGAAGCTCCATTTTTCTGATGGGTCAGTTTTGTTAGCCGATCATGTTATTGTCACAGTCTCTTTGGGGGTGCTCAAAGCTTCGATTCGCCAAGATTCTGGTATGTTCAATCCACCTCTGCCACGTTTCAAAACCGAGGCGATTTCGAGGCTTGGATTTGGCGTTGTTAACAAGCTGTTTCTGCAACTGGGTTCAAATCATCCTCCTCTAAAGTCCCAAGATTTCAGCAAGTTTCCATTTTTACAAATGGTTTTCCACAGAGCAGACTCAGAGCTCAGGAATAAAAAGATCCCATGGTGGATGAGGAAGACGGCTTCTCTCTGCCCTCTCTACCACAAGTCCAACGTTCTGCTTGCTTGGTTTGCAGGGAAAGAAGCACTTGTGCTAGAAGCACTTTCAGGTGAAGAGATTATCAATGGGGTTTCACAAACAGTCTCCAGCTTCCTATCACACACATCACACTCCCATGAATCGTGCAATGGGAACGGGAATCCAGAGGGGAATTCAGTAAAATTTTCCAAGGTTTTGAAGAGTCAATGGGGTAGTGATCCTCTGTTTCTGGGATCATACTCATATGTAGCAGTTGGATCAAGCGGTGAGGATTTGGACAGCATGGCAGAGCCATTGCCATCTGATGATTCTGGCAGTGCCACTAGTTCTTCACCTCCCCCACTACAAATTTTATTTGCAGGGGAAGCTACACACAGAACCCATTACTCTACAACCCATGGAGCTTACTTGAGTGGCCTCAGGGAAGCCAATAGGCTTCTCCAACATTACCAACATGTTGGGGTTTAG
- the LOC137748636 gene encoding beta-galactosidase-like — MGVRIQTMWSILLLFSCIFSAASASVGYDHKAIIINGQRRILISGSIHYPRSTPGMWPDLIQKAKAGGLDVIQTYVFWNGHEPSPGKYYFEDRYDLVKFIKLVQQAGLFVNLRIGPYVCAEWNFGGFPIWLKYVPGIAFRTDNEPFKAAMQKFTEKIVNMMKAEKLFQTQGGPIILSQIENEFGPVEWEIGAPGKAYTKWAAQMAVGLDTGVPWIMCKQEDAPDPVIDTCNGYYCENFKPNKVYKPKMWTEVWTGWYTEFGGAIPTRPAEDLAFSVARFIQSGGSFFNYYMYHGGTNFGRTAGGPFMATSYDYDAPLDEYGLLQQPKWGHLRDLHKAIKSCEHALVAVDPSVTKLGNNQEAHVFNSKSGCAAFLANYDTKYSVRVSFGHGQYDLPPWSISILPDCKTAVFNTAKVAWKASEVQMKPVYSRLPWQSFIEETTTSDETGTTTLDGLYEQIYMTRDATDYLWYMTDITIGSDEAFLKNGKFPLLTIFSAGHALHVFINGQLSGTVYGSLENPKLTFSQNVKLRPGINKLALLSISVGLPNVGTHFETWNTGVLGPISLKGLNTGTWDMSRWKWTYKIGMKGESLGLHTVTGSSSVDWAEGPSMAQKQPLTWYKATFDAPPGHAPLALDMGSMGKGQIWINGQSVGRHWPGYIAQGSCGNCYYAGTFNDKKCRTYCGKPSQRWYHIPRSWLTPTGNLLVVFEEWGGDPSWMSLVERVRV; from the exons ATGGGTGTTAGAATTCAAACAATGTGGAGCATTCTGCTATTGTTTTCCTGCATTTTTTCTGCAGCCTCAGCTTCTGTGGGATATGACCACAAAGCTATAATAATTAATGGGCAGAGAAGGATTTTAATTTCTGGATCAATTCACTATCCCAGAAGCACTCCTGGG ATGTGGCCGGATTTGATTCAGAAGGCCAAAGCTGGAGGCTTGGATGTTATACAGACCTATGTGTTTTGGAATGGCCATGAACCTTCTCCAGGAAAA TACTATTTTGAGGACAGATATGATTTGGTCAAGTTCATCAAGCTGGTGCAACAGGCAGGCCTCTTTGTTAATCTCCGGATTGGGCCGTATGTCTGTGCTGAATGGAACTTCGG GGGATTCCCAATTTGGCTGAAATATGTTCCCGGAATCGCTTTTCGAACAGACAATGAGCCTTTCAAG GCGGCAATGCAAAAATTTACAGAGAAGATTGTTAACATGATGAAGGCAGAGAAGCTGTTCCAAACTCAAGGAGGTCCTATAATTCTTTCTCAG ATAGAAAATGAATTTGGACCTGTGGAATGGGAAATTGGTGCACCTGGAAAAGCCTACACCAAATGGGCAGCTCAGATGGCTGTAGGTCTTGACACCGGAGTCCCATGGATTATGTGCAAGCAAGAGGATGCCCCCGATCCTGTT ATTGACACCTGCAATGGTTACTACTGTGAGAATTTCAAACCAAACAAGGTCTACAAGCCAAAAATGTGGACAGAAGTCTGGACTGGTTG GTATACAGAATTCGGTGGGGCAATTCCCACTAGACCTGCAGAAGATTTGGCATTTTCAGTTGCTAGGTTCATACAAAGTGGCGGCTCTTTTTTTAACTATTACATG TACCATGGGGGAACGAATTTTGGCCGAACAGCTGGAGGTCCCTTCATGGCCACCAGCTATGACTATGACGCCCCCTTAGACGAATATG GACTACTCCAGCAACCAAAGTGGGGACATTTGAGAGATCTGCACAAAGCCATCAAGTCATGTGAGCATGCTTTGGTGGCCGTTGATCCTTCAGTGACTAAACTCGGAAATAATCAAGAG GCTCATGTATTCAATTCAAAGTCGGGGTGCGCTGCATTCCTCGCAAACTATGACACGAAATACTCTGTTAGAGTGAGCTTTGGACACGGGCAGTATGACCTGCCACCATGGTCCATCAGCATTCTCCCGGACTGCAAAACTGCAGTTTTCAACACTGCAAAG GTCGCTTGGAAAGCCTCGGAAGTGCAGATGAAGCCAGTATATAGTAGACTTCCTTGGCAGTCATTCATCGAAGAAACCACCACTTCTGATGAGACCGGTACAACTACGTTAGACGGGTTGTATGAACAGATATATATGACTAGGGATGCTACTGACTACTTGTGGTACATGACAGA CATCACAATAGGTTCTGATGAAGCGTTTCTAAAGAACGGAAAGTTCCCACTTCTTACGATCTTTTCAGCAGGTCATGCCTTACATGTTTTCATCAATGGTCAGCTATCAG GAACCGTGTATGGGTCATTGGAGAATCCTAAACTAACATTCAGTCAGAATGTGAAGTTGAGACCCGGCATCAACAAGCTTGCATTGCTTAGCATTTCCGTTGGTCTGCCG AATGTTGGCACTCACTTTGAAACATGGAACACGGGAGTTCTAGGCCCGATCTCATTGAAGGGTTTGAATACGGGAACATGGGACATGTCACGATGGAAATGGACCTACAAG ATTGGTATGAAAGGTGAATCTTTAGGCCTGCACACAGTTACTGGGAGTTCTTCTGTTGACTGGGCAGAAGGACCTTCGATGGCTCAAAAACAACCCCTTACGTGGTACAAG GCAACTTTCGATGCACCACCAGGTCATGCCCCATTAGCTTTAGATATGGGAAGCATGGGGAAAGGTCAAATATGGATAAACGGACAGAGCGTTGGACGCCATTGGCCTGGATACATTGCGCAAGGTAGCTGTGGAAATTGTTATTATGCCGGAACTTTTAATGATAAGAAATGCAGAACTTATTGCGGCAAGCCTTCTCAGAGATG GTACCATATTCCTCGATCGTGGTTGACCCCGACTGGAAATCTACTCGTGGTGTTCGAAGAATGGGGTGGTGATCCGTCATGGATGTCTTTAGTCGAAAGAGTAAGAGTCTGA
- the LOC137748637 gene encoding uncharacterized protein, giving the protein MTTLTEITDLFARLAVHLKIPNDTSFPPRTSKEDPDDAALDLSISELNQSLNPNGDSRVRVLDTVLSLMCFKAPKVFDSEIEYLVNTIAAVLLSSVRCKIFRYPKDEILLIGSSISQRDCGHLIEACADVLEKLEGHGKLSDSLLCAIVRVASSASLYRHQSMAVLGVKSADAKNTVISKLLCHLPREKFLENKIPFRLLLWYLDPLILKRDISNILQETMERPFLCLSREFHENNAWRSIITSLVLSPIMFVEARALLHRWFLVTGLASVLELLIQLVLMTLDVVSRPMFWGISAEVGAKLPFFNAYFPYNQQLLRTLAGPLSYDGLQQLVHYTMDPVPCAQKQLYPTFKPPAVKVATIDHKSIWSLAINFPDWFYLASALLFSEKSTHDSCHPECILAASKVGDTHEELPYGSAARYLAWILSPLSKSHHSSLADCLVKSSESSALKQFGSGSHDKEIHGYKKKLKKPKLCEEESTSIVVWLNGFNNIYTRYCNETSETKLSCGLNLPKNVLFRRIPLGILLGCPHRINEDECELLLHYAATGRIFQSRETRTTGLKHVKWISKGHTNLTTWNDECNEKEASAGACLVFSLTDIIESMSALLFETEEAGADFICQVKMQVSKYLIKCIKRLIQLKIDNGNWEVMDLRRRLEKWRHQGQELPELNKDLDDVIPFLI; this is encoded by the exons ATGACCACCTTAACGGAAATAACTGATCTCTTCGCCAGGCTCGCCGTCCACCTGAAAATCCCAAACGACACGTCGTTTCCTCCTCGCACTTCCAAAGAAGACCCAGACGACGCAGCTCTGGATCTCTCGATTTCCGAGCTGAACCAATCTCTGAACCCCAACGGCGattctagggttagggttttggacACGGTCCTATCTCTGATGTGCTTCAAAGCTCCCAAG GTTTTCGATTCGGAGATTGAGTATTTAGTGAATACAATTGCTGCGGTGTTGTTGTCTTCCGTTCGTTGCAAGATTTTTCGGTATCCGAAAGACGAGATTTTGCTGATTGGGAGCTCGATTTCTCAGCGGGATTGCGGGCATTTGATCGAAGCTTGTGCTGATGTTCTTGAGAAATTGGAGGGACATG GTAAGCTTTCGGATTCGTTATTATGTGCCATTGTAAGAGTTGCAAGTTCTGCATCTTTGTACCGGCACCAGTCAATGGCCGTTCTTGGAGTAAAATCAGCGGATGCAAAAAATACCGTGATCTCAAAGCTGCTCTGTCACTTGCCCAGAGAAAAAttccttgaaaacaaaattccGTTCAG GCTGCTATTGTGGTATCTTGACCCATTAATTTTGAAGCGCGATATTTCAAACATTTTGCAAGAAACCATGGAAAGGCCATTCCTTTGTTtgagtagggaatttcatgagaATAACGCTTGGCGCTCCATAATCACATCGTTGGTACTTTCGCCCATTATGTTTGTTGAGGCAAGAGCTTTGTTGCACCGGTGGTTTCTGGTGAC GGGTCTAGCTTCTGTGCTTGAGCTTCTAATTCAGTTGGTTTTGATGACATTAGACGTGGTTTCAAGACCAATGTTCTGGGGCATATCAGCTGAAGTGGGAGCAAAGTTACCATTTTTTAATGCTTATTTTCCGTACAACCAACAGTTGTTAAGGACCTTGGCTGGACCCCTCTCCTACGATGGTCTCCAACAGTTAGTGCACTACACAATGGACCCAGTCCCTTGTGCCCAGAAACAACTTTATCCGACTTTTAAGCCGCCTGCAGTGAAGGTTGCAACAATCGATCACAAATCTATCTG GTCTCTGGCCATCAACTTCCCAGATTGGTTCTACCTTGCTTCTGCATTGCTCTTCTCAGAGAAAAGTACTCATGACAGTTGTCATCCCGAATGCATATTGGCAGCATCCAAAGTTGGAGATACACACGAGGAGCTTCCTTATGGTTCTGCAGCGAGGTACCTTGCCTGGATTTTGAGTCCTCTTAGTAAATCTCACCACAGTTCGCTGGCTGATTGTTTAGTTAAATCATCAGAGTCTTCGGCTTTAAAGCAGTTTGGATCTGGTTCACATGACAAGGAAATACATGGCTACAAGAAGAAACTCAAGAAACCGAAATTGTGTGAAGAGGAATCTACTTCCATTGTAGTCTGGCTCAACGGATTCAATAATATATACACAAGGTATTGCAATGAAACAAGTGAAACAAAACTGTCTTGTGGTCTTAATCTGCCGAAAAATGTCTTGTTTCGGAGAATCCCGCTAGGCATCTTGCTCGGTTGTCCCCATCGAATCAACGAAGATGAATGTGAATTGCTGCTGCATTATGCCGCAACTGGTAGAATTTTTCAGTCAAGGGAAACCAGGACTACTGGATTGAAGCATGTAAAATGGATCTCCAAAGGGCATACGAACTTAACTACATGGAATGATGAATGTAATGAAAAGGAGGCTTCGGCAGGTGCCTGTCTAGTCTTCAGTTTAACCGATATCATTGAAAGTATGTCTGCTTTGCTGTTTGAGACCGAAGAGGCTGGCGCAGACTTTATCTGCCAGGTGAAAATGCAGGTCAGCAAATACTTGATAAAATGCATCAAGAGGCTAATCCAACTCAAAATTGACAATGGAAACTGGGAGGTAATGGATCTCCGCCGTAGATTGGAGAAGTGGAGGCATCAGGGACAAGAACTACCAGAACTCAACAAAGATTTAGACGATGTCATTCCATTCTTGATTTAG
- the LOC137748891 gene encoding putative GATA transcription factor 22, producing the protein MTPPPYHNLSPPSPFNLELSGDHDLQYHHLFNLEPQTSFSSSLSSPLFLTPAQVQGRSDDHYREPQQFQFQLLEADHNIVPYGGSRDHDHQAIENEGGNGTVLKLSISKNGAVGSGNPSTDHEVNTSSVKWMSSKMRMMRKMSNPDHTSSSSKSSGDKPISMKLSSHKFEEQKSQHPSSQLGAEMISCSNNSSNNMNSIPIIRVCSDCSTTKTPLWRSGPRGPKSLCNACGIRQRKARRAMAAAAAAAAASGTTLTVAAPSMKSSKVQHKDNKSRVSSTVPFKKRPYNKLTSSPSSRGKSKKLCFEAPTAAAATTALQRVFPQDEREAAILLMALSCGLVHG; encoded by the exons ATGACTCCTCCACCTTATCATAATCTTTCACCTCCTTCCCCTTTTAATCTTGAGCTTAGTGGAGATCATGATCTTCAATACCACCACCTCTTCAATCTTGAACCTCaaacttccttttcttcttctctttctagTCCCCTTTTCTTAACTCCAGCTCAAGTCCAAGGACGATCCGATGATCATTATAGAGAACCACAACAGTTTCAATTCCAACTCCTAGAG gcTGATCATAACATTGTTCCATATGGCGGATCACGCGATCATGATCATCAAGCCATTGAAAATGAAGGTGGCAATGGTACTGTTTTGAAATTAAGCATTTCCAAGAATGGAGCTGTCGGAAGTGGGAATCCAAGTACTGATCATGAGGTTAATACTAGTTCAGTTAAGTGGATGTCTTCAAAGATGAGGATGATGCGGAAGATGTCGAACCCTGATCACACATCAAGCAGTTCTAAGAGTAGTGGTGATAAACCAATTTCCATGAAGTTATCATCACACAAATTTGAAGAGCAGAAGTCGCAGCATCCATCATCGCAATTAGGAGCCGAAATGATCAGCTGCAGCAACAATTCATCAAACAACATGAACAGCATCCCAATTATTAGGGTTTGCTCCGATTGCAGCACTACTAAGACACCTCTCTGGAGGAGTGGACCGAGAGGCCCTAAG TCACTTTGTAACGCTTGTGGAATCCGGCAAAGGAAGGCGAGGCGGGCAATGGCAGCAGCGGCAGCTGCAGCCGCAGCAAGTGGCACAACCCTGACAGTTGCCGCACCATCTATGAAGAGTAGTAAGGTGCAACACAAAGACAATAAATCAAGAGTAAGTTCTACTGTTCCCTTCAAGAAAAGGCCGTACAATAAACTGACCTCATCCCCATCATCTCGAGGCAAATCAAAGAAGCTTTGTTTTGAGGCCCCCACTGCCGCCGCCGCCACTACTGCTCTTCAACGAGTTTTCCCGCAGGACGAGAGGGAAGCTGCAATCCTGCTAATGGCTTTATCTTGTGGACTTGTTCATGGTTGA